From Sphingobacterium bambusae:
CATCCCTAGTGGCTTCATACGCGCCAAATATTTAGCGGAAATTTCGATGTTCTCCTCAATAGGTTCTTCCGATAAATCCAACATATGCGATGAAAACAATGGCTTGCCGTGTTGCGCAAAAAATTTCTCCCCAGCATCCAACAAACCGTCGATCCAAGGCAATAACTTTTTCGCCGCGTGATCCGTGTGAAGAATAACAGCAACACCATAGTGCTCTGCCAATAAATGAACGTGATGCGCAGCAGAAACAGCACCCAAGATACATGCTTTCAGGCCTTCGTTGTCCAATGTCTTTCCGGCATAAAATTGCGCACCACCATTAGAAAGCTGAATGATAACCGGCGAGTTCACAGCTTTGGCAGTTTCCAAAACCGCATTGATAGAATTCGTTCCGATAACGTTTACCGCTGGTAAAGCGAACTTATGTGTTTTAGCAATCTCGAAAAGCTCTTGAACTTGATCTCCTGTCAAAACACCTTTAAAATCTTTTAGGCTCATATGTTTTGTCTATTTTTTATTTATGTGTGACTAAAGGTACAATTTTTTTTCCATACCCTACAAGACTTAGTGTTAAAAATACACTTCAAACAGCCACACCCCCATTCCCTACTGATCAATATGCTTGCGTTCTGAAAGCACAAATTGTTCATTTCCCCACATACGTTTTTCAAAGAGAAAGAAGCGCGGTACGATTTTGCCCTATTGTATCCGGATTTTTACCAGAATTATCCAGTCGACATATTCAATAAATCTATTTTACTATCTTATTTTGCGGAAACGTACTTCCCGAGCCTTGACGCGAGCAAAAAAGCAAGGAAACTAATTTTAAAACACGGCCGATGAGTGGCATTTTTAAATATATTAATATCTTTATCCGATTAAACGAACATATAAACGAAAATGGCTGTACATATTTACGGTATAAAAAACTGTAGCACGGTAAAAAAAGCATTGGACTGGTTCGACAAAAAGAACTTGGACTATGTTTTCCATGACTACAAAAAGGAACCTGCAACTTTGGAAAAGTTGGAACAGTGGGAAAAAGAAGTCGCTTGGGAGCAGCTGTTGAACAAGAAGGGTACTACCTGGAGAAAGCTAGACCCGGCCGAGCAAGCTGCCGTATCGGATGCTGCAACAGCCAACAGCGTGCTTCTACAGCACAACAGCATGATCAAAAGGCCACTTATTGAATCGCCCAAAGGCATTATATTGGGTTTTAACGAGACAGAGTATGCAACAAAACTAAGCTAGTCTATGAACGGAAAAATAATATTGGCTTCCATTTCCTGTGCCTTCGTGGCGCTCGGCCACGTGCAGGCGCAAAGCAAAAGCGTCTATAATTATACAGAAGCATTCAACCCCATCTTTTATACCAATAATGGCAATGCCTATCGGTCGGCTAGCGGCAAACCTGGACATGCATACTGGCAAAATGCAGCTGATTACAACATTAAAGTGCAGCTCGATGATAAGAGCAACCGGGTTACCGGTCGCGTTTCCATCAAGTACACCAACAACAGCCCCGATACCTTGCGTTATATATGGCTACAGTTGGATCAAAACCTATTCCATGAGCAGTCGCGTGGGCAGGCCACCATTCCCCTTGAGGATAGCCGCTATGGATCTGCCGATTCCGATTTTGAGGGTGGCTTCAACTTAAGTAATGTTACAGTTGCTGGCAGCAAACAAGCACAGTACGAGATCATCGACACGCGTATGCGCGTAGAGTTGCCAACGCCACTAGCAGCGGCAGGAGGAAGTGTTTCGCTGGATCTTGATTTTGCCTACACCGTACCGGAATATGGCGCCGATCGCACCGGAATCCTAAGCACTAAAAACGGAAAAGTGTATGCTATTGCACAATGGTATCCTAGGCTATGTGTATACGACGATATCTTAGGCTGGAACACAGAACCCTATACTGGGCCGGGCGAGTTCTATCTCGAATATGGAGACTACAGCATCGAGATAACCGCGCCAGCAAACCACATCGTGGTCGCAGGTGGCGAGCTGCTAAATCCCGAGGAAGTTTGGACCAGCGAACAGCTATCACGCTATAAGAAAGCATTGGAGAGCGATAAAACGGTATCCATCCGTTCCGCGGCCGAGGTTACAGCAACCAACTCTAGACCAAAAAAGAACAGCCTTACTTGGAAATATAAGTTGCATAACGCACACGACTTTGCCTGGGCATCATCGGCCGCATTTATCATCGATGCTGCCAAAATCAACAAACCTAGCGGCAAAACAGCTTTAGCACTTTCAGCCTACCCCGTAGAAAGCAACGGCAACAACGCTTGGGAGCGATCTACCGAATACACCAAGGCTTCCATCGAATACTACAGCAAAAAATGGATGGAGTATCCCTATCCAGTAGCGGTGAATGTGGCCGCCAATGTTGGCGGTATGGAGTATCCGGCATTATCATTCTGTGGCTACGAAGCCAAGGCTGGCAGCCTATGGGGTGTCACCGATCATGAATTCGGGCACAACTGGTTTCCGATGATCGTGGGCAGTAATGAACGATTACACGCTTGGATGGATGAAGGCTTTAACAGTTTTATCAACGAGCTCTCCACGCGGGAATTCAATAAAGGCGAATATCAACGTACCTTCGGTAATAGAAACAGTATGGCGCGTGCTTTTTCCCAACCAAATTTTGAACCTATCATGTCCTCGCCACAGAACATGAAGGAGCGCAATATCGGCACCTTGGCTTACTACAAGCCTGCATATGGTCTGCGTTTACTGCGCGATGAGGTTATCGGTGCAGAGCGCTTCGACCGTGCGTTTCGCAGTTATGTAGCCGCCTGGGCCTATAAACACCCTACACCGGATGATTTTTTCCGTACCATAGAAAACGAAACTGGCGAAAACCTAGCTTGGTTTTGGCGCGGATGGTTTAAGTACAACTGGACTTTGGATCAGGCGATCAGTAGTGTTGATTACGAGAAACTAGATCCTAAAAACGGCGCAATCATTACCATTGAAAATTTACAGAAACTGGCGATGCCCGTTGTTATCGAAGCGACTACTGAGTCGGGTCAGAAAATCAGAAAGAAATTACCGGTAGAAATTTGGCAGCGCAATACGAGCTGGCGTTTCAAGTTGAAGTCTACGGAGAAACTGACAAAAGTAGTTATCGATCCGGATAACGTGTATCCCGATGTCAATCCGGAGAACAATGTTTGGCCCAAAAACTAAGATTGATGAGTAAGAAACTGAATATAGCACTAACGATCTGCTTTTGCTGGGTCTTTTCCCTATTGGCACAACACAGCCAAGCACAGCAGATAAAAGGTATAGTCTACGAACTGGAAAGTAGCCAAAAGCTACGTTCTGTGTTGGTCAAAAATATACGCACCAACGAAAAAATAGAGAGCGACAGCGAAGGAAACTTCACGATCGGTGGGAACATCGAAGATTTGTTGAGCTTCACACAAGCAGGATACGAAATCGACACCGCCTATATCTATCAAGGAGGTATCCAACGTATTTACTTGGTACGCGATCAAAAGAGCATCGTTATTGATGAGGTTGTCGTTAGCCGCCTTACCGATAGCCGTCTGGTTGCTGAAATCGAAAAAGCAAAAAAAGATGGTCAAGTGGTGGATGCCTCACAAAATCGTGGCGGCATGCGCCTGTCCCCTTCCCGCCTATTTGGACGCCAAAGTAAGATGGCGCGCAAAAACTTGGAACTGCTGTTGAGCGAGCAAAGCAATAGGAAAGTCGATCGTCTGTTTTCAGCACAGGTTATCCGCGCTACCGTACCGGTAACGGATGATGAACTTCCGCTGTTCCGCGAGCAGTTCCGACCTACGTTGGAGTTTATGGAAACAGCCTCTCCGGAAGATATCCGTATCTACGTCCTAGACGCCTACAGTAAATTTAAATCAAAATAAAAAAACTACTAACCCAAAAAGAATTATGCTTTTCAAAAAATCTATTCCACAAATTATTAACGAAGCCCGCGAGAGCGGTGAGCATACGCTGAAGCGTACACTTACCAGCAGTGGCCTTATTGCCCTCGGTGTGGGTGCCATTATTGGTGCTGGGCTATTTTCCCTCACTGGTATCGCCGCTGCCGAAAATGCAGGACCGGCCGTTATTCTTTCGTTCATCGTTGCCGCGGTAGCCTGTTCGTTTGCGGGTCTTTGCTATGCCGAGTTCGCCTCTATGATTCCCGTCGCGGGAAGTGCCTACACCTATTCCTACGCCACCATGGGCGAATTTGTAGCTTGGATCATAGGTTGGGATTTGGTGCTCGAGTATGCTTTGGCCAGTGCCACCGTGGCCGTAAGTTGGTCGCAATATTTTAACCAGCTGTTGATGACCTTTGGCGTATCCATCCCCGATCAGTTCCTGAAAGGACCTTGGGAAGGCGGTATGGTGAATATACCAGCTATTATCATCGTCTGCTTACTTTCGCTGTTGTTGATGCGCGGCACCAAAGAATCTTCTACGGTTAACAATATCTTGGTTATCCTGAAAGTGAGTGTGGTATTGATCTTTATCGTATTGGGATGGAGCTTCATCGATTCGGCTAACCATACCCCATTTATCCCAACCAACGAAGGCGAAGAACTGGTTAAAAGTGGCGAGAAAGGTTTGTGGTCGTTCTTGACGAGTGATGATTTCGGAAAATTTGGTATCAGCGGTATCCTTCGTGCTGCCGGTGTATTGTTTTTCGCTTTCGTCGGCTTTGATGCTGTGAGCACCGCGGCGCAGGAAGCTAAAGATCCGAAAAAAGGAATGCCTATTGGCATCATCGGATCATTGATTATCTGTACCATTCTGTATGTGCTATTCTCTTACGTGATGACCGGTTTGGAAAACTATCAAATGTTTAAGGGAGATGCCAAACCTGTGGCTACAGCCTTTGCAAAAACTGGCTACACATTCTTGAATTCTGCATTGATTGTCACTATCATTGCGGGGTATACCTCCGTCATCTTGGTAATGTTGTTAGGCCAAAGCCGCGTATTCTATTCTATGAGTAAAGATGGCTTGTTGCCAAAGATATTCTCGGATCTATCGAAAAACCAAACACCTTGGAAAACCAATTTGATCTTCATGGTTTTTGTATCTATTTTCGCAGGTTTTGTTCCGGTCTCGGATTTAGGACATATGGTGAGTATCGGTACACTGTTTGCCTTCACCTTGGTGTGTATTGGTATCTTGGTGCTACGGAAATCTAATCCGGAAATTGAGCGTCCGTTTAAAACGCCTTTCGTTCCGGTACTACCTATATTAGGTGTTATTGTATGTATCTTACTGATGGCTTCTCTACCAATTGAGAGCTGGGAGCGTCTAGGCGTTTGGTTGCTGATCGGCTTAATTATCTATATTTTCTATGGTATGAAAAATAGTAAGATCAGAAAACAGCATAAAGCAGGTAATCAGACGAATTTATAATCTGGTTGACAGTAAATACAAAGCCGCTCCTGTTTTAAACAAGAGCGGCTTTTTTATGCGGTTAAAGAAACAAGGGATAGCCGGCTTTGTATCGATGGCTATTTACAAATTTGTAGGTATGGTAAACCAAAATGTGGAGCCCTCGCCCTCTACACTTTCTACGCCTATATTTCCCTGATGGCGCTCGATAATATCTTTACAAATGAATAGGCCTAGCCCCAAGCCTGAAAACTTGATAGACTCTTCCACCCTAAAGAAACGATCGAATACTAAGTCTTTCTTATCTTTCGAAATACCAATACCAAAATCACGTACAGCCACGCGCACGCTATCCTTGTACGATCGCTTGACGTCAACCCTAACCATGTCCTTGCCGGGCGAATATTTTATGGCATTGGAAAGGAAGTTGACCATCACCTGTTCTATGCGGTGCCTGTCGGCAGATAAATGCAGATCCTCCTCGGCAACCAGCTCAATATGATGCGAAACATCGCCATTTACAATATCATTTACAACTTCTTTGGCCAAATCCGCTAGGTTAAACGCGGTATAATTCAACTGCATCTTGCCGGAGTGTATTTTTGTCACATCCAACAAGTCGTTAATCAGGTAGGTAAGCTTATCGGTTTGCTTCAAGCTTTTAGCCAAGAAATCTTGGATAAGCTCAACGGATTTCCCTTGGTCTATGGATTTTAGTCCGATCTGTAGCATAGCTTTTAAACTTGTGATCGGTGTTTTAAGTTCGTGGCTGGCAATACTCATAAATTCGTCCTTCCGGTTCATCAATTGGCGAGTGGCGATTTGCGACTTGACCAATTCACTTACTTCAAAACCAAAAAACGCTACGCCGTCGATCTGTTCTCTATCGTCAAAGATTGGTGTAAAAAGATAATCTATCCAGGCTTGCCCGATTTCATTGCCGTCGCTGTCAAATTTTGCAACCCGAAAAGCTTTTCCTGAAAGCGATAGGCCTTGACTTAAGATCTCCCCGTCCTTTTGATACAAGCTGCGATCCACAGCTACTTTATGTGCCTCTGCAGATGCCAGTCCCAAAAAGTCGTTACCGGAATAGAACCGCTTGAATGCAGCGTTACTGTATTCATACCGAAGTTCTGCACCCCGCCGAATGGATATCAGCGCAGGCGCATTGGCAAACAACTCATAGAACTCCTTTTGTTGTCGCAGGATAAAATCCTGCAGTTCCTGCTTTCTGCGCTCCGCAGCTTTAATGCGTGTGACATCCACGACCGAGCCGACCATGCGATATGCCACGCCATGTGTGTCATGTTGCACACTACCGCGATCCAATATCTCGGCATAACTACCGTCGGCACGCATAAAACGATATTCTGCCAGCCAGGTTTCTTTTTGTTCATTGATCGTACGATAAACACTATCTCGCACCCGCTTGACATCTTCTGGATGAATACATTGATACCAAAAATCGGTTGTCTGTGTCTCGGCATTGATCTCGTAGCCGAACATCGCTGAAAAGTTTTGACTTCGCCAAATCCTGTTATTCACCAAATCCCAGTCCCATATGGTATCGTTCGTCGCTTCTGAAACCATATTAAAACGATCTTCGCTTTTTGTTAAACTGAGCGTACGCTCGCGCACCCGACTTTCCAACTCATTGTTGAGTGTCTTGAGCGACTCACGAACGCTTAGCAGCTCGTTATAGTTCTTTTTCAGACTTTGCTCTCCTTTCTTGCGTTCGGTCACATCGGTGTACGTGACGGCCAATAGATCCCCGATATTGGTCGCCGTCACGATATACCAGTGGTCGTTATCCAGCTGAATTTCGGTCTGCAGGTTATCCCCCGAGGAAACAATATCTTTTAACTGCAGAAAAAGTTTTTCATTGTACATCCCTTGCAATTGCTTCCGGAACAATAACCCCGAAAGGTCTTGTTCCCCCAGGCCTGCAATCTGTTCAGCAGTCGTATTTGCTGCATAGCATTTGAAATCAACTATTTCTTTCTTCGCATTGCGAATACTGGTGAATATTAATACCGCACTGAGACTCGTTTTGAAAACACCGACGATGATATCACTCAGTTCGTTTAAGGCTGTAATATCTACAAAGGTGATGACCACGCCATCCGACTGTCCATCGATACGAACATAAGGCATGATCCGTAGTAAGCAAATACGGCCATTCTTCAGTTGGATTTCACGTTCAGGCAGGGCAGAATTATTCTTTAGCGCACTATCAATATCCGCTAAGAAATTTTCGTAGTTGATATTGTTAGAAATATGTTTGATGGGCCTGCCGATATCTGCTTCGATCAAGTTGACCATCTCCACCGCCGCCGGATTAAATTTACGTATACGTCCGGTACCGTCAACAAAGATCTGCCCGATATCGACACTCTTGAAATAATTGTTTAAGTCGTCGTTAAGTTCGATCAGTTCCTTAATCTTCTGTTGATGTTCGGCATTCAGCGTATGCAACTCTTCATTTAGCGATTGAAGTTCCTCATTGCTGGATTGAAGTTCTTCATTGGCCGATAGCAACTCTTCGTTGCTGGATTGTAATTCCTCGTTGGCCGTATCCATCTCCTCTATCGCCACTTGCAGGTTATTGCGTACTTCGCTCAGCTCGCTTTCCAATTCGATCAGATAGGTCGTTTGATGCTCATCTGTAGCGACCTGGGGTTGATAATTTTGAGGCTCCGCTTCAGTTTCAATCTGTCGGAAAACCACGAGCGTAAAAGGTTTTTCCAAATCTGGATTAGCAGGACTCACATCTATATTGATCACCAGTTCCTCCTTGGCGTTTTTTACTCGTAGTCGTTTTAAAGACTTAGCGACGTTATCTTTCCAAACTGCACGTATCGTATTGTTCAATAAATAGGATATCTCCTTGGGCACCATCTTCAGGAGGTTCATCTCCAATTTTTTCTCCGGGAGTGACAAAAACTTCCGATAATTGCCGATCGTATCTTTAACCTCAAAATTCTTATCAATAAAAGCGCCCACATAGCCGTACTGTTCCATTAAAAACTGTTGGAACAACTCTTCTGATGTTTTCTTCGGCTTCTTTATTGTACGAACCGGAAACTGTCGTTGTATACCGCCTCGTTCTGCTCCAACAAATTCGGTTGCCCGAGGTATAACACCTGTTTTCTTAAATATCTTCCACTTGCTGCTGATTTCCTTTACACCATCCTTAATCGGAGCGATCGTTTCACTGGGTCCCAAAAACAGATAACCATCCTGATTTAACGAAAAATGAAAGGTCGTTAAGATATTGTGTTGCAATAAGCTGTTCATATAGATCAACATATTGCGACAGCAAATCAAATCGTTCTTAATAAACGGTGGAGTTTTGATGACGTTATGCTTGGCAAACACAATCTGTTTCCGAATATGGGGAACAACGGAAATACGCTGCCCATCCTGTATAAAATATTCGTTGAACAAATTTTCGGGAATATCCTTACGAAAAGAAGCCGGATAACTATTTCCGGAAGCAATTTCTAAACTCACTTCATCAATATCTGACGCGAAAATCTTGATGTCTAGATTTTTTTTGCTTTTCTTTACGTATTGATCCATCAATATGGCTACCGAATAAACTTCTTCACCCGTGCTACAAGCACAAACCCATATCTTAACCGTTTCTTTATCTTCTTTATTATCTATAATGTCTGGAATAGCCTTGTTTTTTAGAACATCAAATGCTGCTTGATCTCTAAAAAATCGCGTTACACCAATCAAGAAGTCTTTGCTCAACAAATCTACCTCCTGCTCACTGCCTTTCAATAGCTCCAAATATTGATCAACGGAATCGACGTGCAATGCTTTCATACGGCGACCGATCCGTCTAAAAATCGTGGGCGTTTTATACAAGGAGAAATCGTGATCCGTTTGCGTGTGCACTAGCTGAAACATTTCATTTACGATTGCGGCATCCACTTCACCGTTTTCGAGCGCTCTTACCGGTGCCAAGCTGATGTAATCGGCTAGCTTCTCGTACATCGCGGAAATCGGCACAACATGATCAACATTACCCGACTTGATGGCGTTGATCGGCATACTGTCAAATTTCGCCGTCTGCGGATCTTGGGCAATAACCAAGCCGCCGTGTTCTTTGATTGCTTCAATTCCAAGTGTTCCGTCACTGCCTGTACCCGAGAGAATAATTGCGATTGCTTTGCTTTTACTGTTTTCGGCCAAGCTGATCAAAAAATTATCGATCGCATTGTTGGGTACCTTATCTCCTTTTTTCTCCAAATGTAAACGTCCCTTCCTAATTGTGATAAATTTATCATTTGGAATAACATATACACAGGAAGGCTTCACCAATTGGTTCTCTGCCGCTTCGATAACCTGCATATGCGTGTGCTTCGACACGAGCTCCACAAGCAGGCTTTTATAATCGGAAGAAAGATGTTGAATCAAGACAAAAGAAACCTCTATTTGCGAAGGAATACGATCGAAAAGGTCGTGGATAGCTTCCAGTCCACCTGCTGACGCTCCAATACCTACCACATACTGTGAAACCGTCTTTTTTTTGTTTGCCATTCGAAAGAGAAATTAACGCTTATGTTCTAAAAGGAAGCTACGGACGGTGTTGGCTATCTGCAGTTCTTGTTCGTGCCAAGGCAATGCCGTCTGGTTGACGGTTTCCATCCATATCTTAAAAGAATGACGTGGGTGATACGTTGTACCTCCCACTTCAAAATTTATCGCTTGATGTGGATTTCCTCCCCACTCTATCGTTTTAACGACCTCTGGTCTGAAACATACGATATAGTCAGGCTCTGTGCTGGAAATTGGTATGACGAGCATTCCGCTGGCTAATTCACTATAGTTGATTGCCTCTTCCAGTACGCTTGCCAAATTGTGCGTCGAATAGACTTGGTTGATCTCTTTCGCTTGCAGCCATAAATAGAGGTTATCCAAAAAGGCACGCTCTGGTGTTTCGCCGCTTACAAACTGTTGGCCTGCCTCAAATATTACGGCACCCGACGCCCTAAATAATTTAAGGAGGTTGACTTCGCCAGAGAAAAGCCCTTCTTTGATACCCGATTTATATACGGCATCGATAACCAAGTTTCTGTCGCGCTGTAGATCGGATACGAATTGATATTCACTGTTATTGATAATCGACGATATCTTTGTGGAGATTACATTGCTCAGCAAAGCCAAGTTGACACCATCTTCAAAGTTCAGTCCAAACGTAGAACAATGATGACAAGCTATCAAGCCCCATAGTTTTCCGTTATGAATAACACGTAACGACATCGAGCCCATTACCTTCATATTGGAAAGGTATTCCAGGTGCACATCAGCGACGCCACGTAAAAAACACGCAGACAGATCAGTAAACGCGTTCGTCAAGGGATTGATGACCGGATAGAGGCGTGAAGGCGTATAGGTACCGTCAGGAATAAGGCGAATAGGATTCTTGAGATACAATTCCCTTGCTTGGCGAGGTACATCGGAAGCAGGAAAGGTAACCCCAAAATAAGGCTCCAGTGTCTTGGTTTTTACTTCAGCAATCACCGTCCCATTCCAGTCCGCATCAAATTTGTACATCATCACACCATCGATTCCCAACATCGACTGCAACTCTTTCACAATCAGATCGCAAGCTTCTTGGAGTTCCGATGTGGTATTCAGCGCGGCAACCAATTCGCGCACTTCTTGTAATCCGCCGAATTTGCTTTTCGTAGACTCCTGTTCGGGTTGCACTTCCAACAGGTAATAGCGATCATGTTCGCTGATCAGCGCGAAAAAAGGGAGATCTTCTATAACCAGTCTAAACGTGATTTTTTTACTTAAACTCTGAGTCAAGACGCCTTTGATATCGTCCACACCGTCCCTTACAAACGAATCAAGTGACGCGCCAACAATTTCCTGCAATTCCTTGTTGAGGTAAGTCGCTAAATTCACACTGATCTGCAAGATACGTAGATCATCTTTATCCAAGAGCATGATCGCCCCGTGAGGCTGTATAGTATTGATGTGGTGTATAGGAAGGTTTCCACAAAATTCCGAATCAAAGTTGGCTTTACGCATAATGCTGTACTAGTAATCTATTTTACCGATAAGTTACAAATTAACAAAAAAGCCGATAGCAATCAAATCAAATATTTCCATGTTAAACGTTAAAACACCTATATACACACGCATCAGGTATATCTACGCTCTTTCCGTGCGTGATATACCTACTTGTGATGTTGTGATGCGAAACGCAAATAATCCACGAGGCAGGTTCATTATGGTTTACAAAAAAGGCTTCATCTCCTCCTCAATCTGTTTACGATGCCCCATGAGCCGTTTGGCATATTCTTCTTGTTGTTTTTCCTCGTCGGTGACCGGAATCCATTTCGGCACTTGGGTTGCTTTTCCGTCATCGTCCAAAGCTACAAAAACAATAATGCAATGCGTTTTCTTCTCAAAGCTGTTGCTTTTTAGATCGCGCGCATATACATCAATTGCGATATGCATACTACTGGATCCCGTATAGATCACATGGGCCTCTACTTTTACGATCTGCCCGATTTTGATTGGCTGGTAAAAACGAATGCCACCGACATAAACCGTCACACAGTAGCGGCTGCTCCACGTGCTGGCACAGGCATAGCCAGCTTGGTCGATCCATTTCATCACGGCTCCGCCATGCACTTTTCCGCCATAGTTTACATCGGAAGGTTCCGAAATAAATTGAAAAATCAAAGGTGTATTCATATGGACATTTATTGCTTGCTCTCTAACTAACCTTTGCCAATCGGCAAATGTTTGCCAAACTCATCTTTTTTGCACGCCGGCAACACCGCAAACCCGACGCCACCGATGGTCGCAATAAGAATTAGACGGGCCTATCTGCAAGGAAATAGCAGATAAAACTTCGAAATGTTAAAAAGTGTTAAGAAAAACAGACAAGGGTACTACAGCCGAACAAGCGTCGTTTAAGTAGTATAATTTCATAATTTAGGTTAATAATTGGTTTGGTAAAATCCTGGAGTTCCCCGCTTCAGGATTTTTTTATGGTTTCTTTTCTTGCGTGAAATAATCGTAAGTCATCCGAGCAATCGCTGCAATAATGGCTTCGTTGGTTGCTAAATCCGC
This genomic window contains:
- a CDS encoding acyl-CoA thioesterase, translated to MNTPLIFQFISEPSDVNYGGKVHGGAVMKWIDQAGYACASTWSSRYCVTVYVGGIRFYQPIKIGQIVKVEAHVIYTGSSSMHIAIDVYARDLKSNSFEKKTHCIIVFVALDDDGKATQVPKWIPVTDEEKQQEEYAKRLMGHRKQIEEEMKPFL